The following is a genomic window from Trichomycterus rosablanca isolate fTriRos1 chromosome 24, fTriRos1.hap1, whole genome shotgun sequence.
GTaatagaaacacctaacctaacAGCATTCCACATCCAGATGGGCaattttgccaaaaaaaaaaaaaatctccattattttaaaattatactcGATTgtcgatttcgatttttttgttcttgtataatgcaattaaaataagactcaaatttctttttttgcattgtaattaaaggctgcagaagtgcaaaaattgtaacagcaccacctataattatccttttaagggactcaaactttataacaataacgatatcacaataattaacaataattaaaacaaaatagatctaaattatctatatccttatctatctatatctaagaatagctcacaaacaacttttattttaaataatgttcagcagaacctccttacattaggaaaaaaactacaaaaagttctttacaggtttcttaaaaggaacacgagcctgtactgtgctgtttccaccactgagtgagtctgtatcagtatctacattgggggggggggcatcaagtgatcactcagctcagctttgattttgtcctcttgtgatttggggggtggatacaacattttaaacatttaaggatgtgtaatgtgtcattttagtcccataaaactttcaaactgtattaactaaccactattatgtgtcgtagaatgattcaattctattgaacggccctttaagccaaaataaaggaaccgattcgcgcatttgggagtcgttacatacatacggctctttaaaagaaaccgagacaaaagatccgactccctatctcagaattcactgcagcagtttcccagacgcgatttttttactcagtaacggatgtgatttaataaagcaataagccacaagaggccgtgcgttactgtgattttagcacggggatgacgtttttacaacaatgtttaattcatacatttatttattgtgtataaacagtaaagcattcttccgcgacgacaggtagttcgattaacagtgttgctaggcaacatgagggcgaaaataacattgactttttcttttcagtggcgtattaatatggaatgatgtgaggtggttataggtgtgcgtttatcggggattttacaacggcttcgaacgcagctcagccaatcagattttaggaccggaactatccgttttataaaatgtagctaattacaattcttagtacaaaacttacttaagtaaaagtaaaattacaggctgtaaaatctactttaaaaagtacacgtACACAAAAAaagactcaattacagtaacgcgagtaaatgtaactcgttacttttcagccaatcctgatcgcgctcatcggctccgtattttgattcagttcagcggtgtttgattcagtgaatcttaattaaactcttctgtttgtgtctcgttttgccgatcgtgtttgcgctccttattactgaatctaaccgttaccgtgtataatccttgttgtcttccgtttactgttttggttttcgctggttttggactctacctgattttgtacactgttttcgccctttttatattaaactttccctgatttatattccgcgagcgtctggtcagtttctgcttcgtgacatgttggtattttaattaaaatataaagtatgtaaacaatcgcgattgtcacattctaacatcgggtgaaaacgttcatgcgaattaaccgaattaatcgtaaaAATCGCCCAGCCCCAGTTGTAACATGTCTAGATTTGTTTTGCTGCCAGTGGATGCAATTTATAATGAAAGACCACCTGAAAAATTTAGGAAGCTTCAGCAAGACGCTGACCCAAAACACTAAATTTGGAGTAGCCTCAACAGATAAAATATACTGATTGGTTCTTAAAAAGTCCTGATCTAAAACCTGTAGAACATATGTGGACTGTACTAAAAACTAGGGGTGCAAATTTTGCCTAGATCATACAGACAGTTTTACCTTTACCCTAAAACacgatgcaaaatatccaaatCATTTCTATAAAAAATTACAGAGATGCATATGCAAAGATTAACATGCAGTCTGACTCCATACTGACACTAAACAGCATACTGTTTGTGATTTCAATGCAGAATAGTTCCTGTGATCATGATTTTAATCATCAAAGTGTATTAGAAAGCATTTTGTCCTGCTTACATTAGAAGGGCAGTTCTTTTTCTCCGAAAGAAAATAGCAAGTGCCTCAAATCGGAGGTCTAAGCGCTTGTGTGTATAGAGATTCATACCTCtgctctattaaaaaaaaaataataattgaataatgACTTCATTGTTGGTTATCGGTTAAGTGATTAACCAAACATCGTGTGctttatgtgtatttttatattatccAGAATAATGTTAATTATAAACATAACTCTCTGGctctctgttgttgtttttggggCTCAGGCTGAAGTTGAGGAGACTCTGAAGAGAATCCAGAGTCAGAAAGGAGTGCAAGGAATCATTGTTGTCAACTCGGAAGGTAAACAATAGGGGTATTGTCTTCAAAAATGTTACACAGAAATGTAACTTAATACATCTGTGTAAGCTATTAAACTGTTTATGCACTATAGTGATCACTTAAAAGGTCTATTTAACCACATAAATCTTGAAACAAGCATTGTTTAAACAAGTAGTGATTGTTTTCTTAGATTTGCCTTCCGCTTCTTAGCTTGTCCGTTCTTTCTCGctctttttttccaaggcattCCTATTAAAACCACACTTGATAACTCCAGTACCGTGCAGTATGCCAGCCTCCTCCACCAGCTTGTCATAAAAGCACGGAGTACAGTGAGAGACATCGACCCACAGAATGATCTTACCTTTCTGAGGGTTCGCTCCAAGAAGAATGAGATAATGATTGCTCCAGGTAGGGAAATGTGTTTATTCTGTTTTCAGTGCTTTTTAATCAATGCTAGTCTgcctgaaaaaaaaattacttcaaAAAGAGCAAATTTGCACATATAAGTGTAaacaatacagtaaataaacaacatttacaatGAAAGCATTACGCTGGGACAGTACAGACACCAACTGTGCATAGCTTTGTTAATATAGAACCACAAAATCAGAAAGTTGCGAAAGTATggaaattgcaaataaaaaataaagttttttgtttttaatttttttgcagACAGCgtgaaaatatttcatgttttgtctggttaacttcATTCATATTCCATTtggttaatgtactgtacatccattcctgcatttttaaGCTTCAccacatatataaaaaaaagttgggacagtaaagcatttacgactttgtaatgttgctattccttctcacaacacttaaaatacagggtgtccctgaAGTCTGCACACAtaggcaaaatgcatattttcaa
Proteins encoded in this region:
- the dynlrb1 gene encoding dynein light chain roadblock-type 1 — protein: MAEVEETLKRIQSQKGVQGIIVVNSEGIPIKTTLDNSSTVQYASLLHQLVIKARSTVRDIDPQNDLTFLRVRSKKNEIMIAPDKDYFLIVIQNPTE